taacttaaatccatcgggactgccagtgcacaaaataacgttgaaaagTAGTACCCGGTAAATCCCGTTgtttgcttcggaatttcgatcctgccaatggacataataaaaaggaaactgacaagttcctactttctactcgtttttggaagacataggatcataagagcatttatcagtagccattaggcactgacatacaagttgcctctttgcagtaacataatgaaaagaaagatactttattattcgtatcaccgtgcaaagtaattgacaaagaaacgaaccaatcaagatcgctgttccgttaaatgaaagtcaccgacaagagagagagagagagagagagagagagagagagagagagagagcgagccattTAACAACATTattgcactacaattttataattttatcttgctatcgaaaaatgagagagagaaagagagaggagataatttgtgatttgagagctaagtaatccgataatcccatcaccgtcttcgttacttgacttacattgagagagagagagagagagagagagagagagaatcattaaaagaaggTAAACGATAATGAATACGAACTaatttacgttcattgatcgtcccttcacttacttaaagagagagagagagagagagagagagagagagagagagagagagagagagagaatatcattaaaagaggggaaacaataatgaataagaatttctctgcattcagtgatcgtcccttgaattacattgagagagagagagagagagagagtattcgtgtaatcgcccttattttgatattgctgaacaaatagtacatataattttttcacttctgcacccgtattttaagtttgctagtaataataataattataatacggacagactatacataacccgaaaggaaggagggaaaagactactaagcacagaggactgcgtcaacatcgagaacagagcactggggcaatatctgaaaaccagtgaagaagtggctcaagagtgcattggaagaaggactgataaaagtagacaaaggccaaaaatatacagagacaggagaataacaaacgGAACagaggcctggtactgcgggcctgcctgcccgcagtaccaggcctgcttggcagacctttcggcccgcccgcctgcccgcagtaccgccGGCCTTGCTTCCCGAGACTTCCGGCCGCCCGCCTGCCGCAAGTTACCAGGGCCGCTTGCAGACCTTTCggccccgcccgcctgcccgcaagTAACCGGGGCGGCTTCGGCAGAcgttctggcccgcccagcctGCCCGCCAGTTACCAGGCCTGCTtgggcagacctttcggcccgcccgtcCTGCCCAAGCCAGTAtccgggcctgcttcggcagaccttccggacCCGCCTGCTGCCCCGCAGTACCAGGGCCTGCGTCGGCAGACTTCtggccgcccgcctgcctgcccgcagtaccaggcctgcttggcagacctttcggcccgcccgcctgcccgcagtaccaggcctgcttcggcagaccttccggccgcCCCCTGCCCCAGTCCAGCCTGGCTGGCAGAcctcggcccgcccgcctgcccgctaGCCTGGCTTTCGGCCTTTTCCCGGCGGCCTGCCCGCGACCGGCCTGCTTGGCAGGTTTCGCCCCCCGCCTCCCGAtcgggcctgcttcggcagaccttccggcccgcctcCCCGCAGTACCAGCCTGCTTGGCGACCTTTCGGCCCGCCGCCTGCCCCAGTAccggcctgcttcggcagaccttccgcccgcccgcctgcccggtACCAGCCTGCTTGgcacctttcggcccgcccgcctgcccgcagtaccgggcctgcttcggcagaccttccggcccgcccgcctccCGCGTACCAGGCCTGCTTGGTCTAGACCTTTCCTGGCCCTCCCGGCCCACCGCCCTAGTCTGGGCACCGGGCCTTCTTCTGGCCAGACCTTCTTGTCCCCCCCGCCTACCCCGTACCAGGCTGGGCCTTCGGCAGACCTCCTGGGCCCGCCCCCGGCCCCTGCCCGTACCGGGCTGGCTCGGCGGGCCTGGCCCTCCCGTCCTTAGCAAACATGAAATCCCTGGTGGTTTAGTCCTTAAAGAACttcagaatatgccactgaatcctttgaTTCTCCTGGGGTGGCTTCTTTGCTCAATCCTCTTGCGCCTTCTTTTGGCACTCCACTATTCTTCTCTGAATCCATTTTGCTCCCTTCTCCTGGGCACTCCATCAATCTTCCCTGAATCCGATACTTCCCTCTCTTGGCCCTCCACcaatcctctcattttcctcacGTTTCTATTATCCCtccattttcctttcctctttcaggaatcaataaaccACTTTCTTTAAAGAAAGCATTTTgactttattttgtttctctccTCACGAGTTTCTTTTCCTTCAacattaacaaagcaaacttttATACAAATAAAGCATCAACTATCCATACAGTATAGTTAAAACACTTTCAAGAGATAAGTAACCTTTCGTTTTCTCAAAGCTAAAAATAAACACTATTTGGCGGATGACATCCTAAAGATCCGTATTTATGGGTCATGAAACTAAAACAATCTATAGTGAAAAGTTGGATTTTATGAAAGAAGTCCGTTTTAAAGCTCGAGGTAAACtcgtattattattgtattaataaatacaattatcTGGAACTGTAAAATTtaattgtgtaaatgaaaagttgccattttttatttgttaaataaacttatttatttaaattaatcaaCCATTTTCCGTATCAATATTACCATTCTCTAATTTTTCAAATCTGATCCCGTCCTTTCGTGAGTCCAGCTTAGACTAATCGTGTTCGGGCCATTCCTTGAAGTGATGGAAGCTTGATGCCTGCCCACTTCCTCccaggcatctgtaattcccCTGAAGGTTTTTTGAGCTTGCAAACCATTTCTTTgactccttcgctcctcgcatctgtcgaacctcatcttctaGCTGGTCCTTCAGTTCGGCCTGTACACCACCAGTCCTCCCTTCCTCCAGCGCAATAGAGTTGGCGACGATTTCCTTCCTCAAAAAAGGCAATGGCCTTCAGCTTTTTCGTTTCCTCTGGGTTTACGCATGCCGTGATCTTCACACTGGAGTTTCCCACCCTTTTCCTTTGTCATGTCTTCCACTTCCATTCTGCATGGCGCTGGAACCTCACATCGCTCGTTTCCTGCCTGGATTCGCGCTTTTTCGGTTGCGTTACGTTTTTTTCCTTCCTTGGATGAGCCCTCGCCATTCCGCGCCGCTTCTTCCGGTCTATAGTTGCAGGTACTTTCTCCTTCTGTCCGTAGGGGTTTTCTCTTCTTGCCTCTCAAACCTGGCACTTTACCTCTGCCAATTTAACACAGTCACCATAGGGCAATCGTTTCTTCCTTTTGTTCCTCTCCGTAAATTCCTTTGTCTTGTCCATCAGCTGCCTGAATTTTCTTCTGTCTTCAGAAAATCTTGTTTTTCGAGCTGCTGTTtttcccttcggtcctcctgttgcagctgaagaattatcctgtccaagttcacctgcctCTTGCCTCTCTGGCACTGGATTGTTTGTCATCGCAAGGCtgtaaagagaaaggaaaaagagagaaaaaattctcTCAGTTCAGTTGCCTTTTCCTTGGCTTGTGTTCTGATTTtcctggacaacaacgtcccccAACCAACACCTTGGAAGCCATCTCTTGAATCGGTGTTACCCAGGTTCATAtacctcccctccctctctcgtTTTTCGGTTTTTCGGGTTGGTTTTCTATAATTCCTCACGGAGAGATACTTCTATTTTCAAAACATAGAAGGCAAATCTTCTGAAACATATTTTAACATGTTCCTTGTCCCTCGTTGGTgctttataaattgctgaaatctctcttcAGGGCTTTTTTGTTTCCAGTAGCGTTATCTTCTTTGTCTGATCTCTTTACTTACTTATTATCagtttattattacaaaaataaaaacacttgttgatataaataatttaattttatagatCCACTTGTCAAATTGCCCagtcttattcttaaataaatacttAATAATTTCAGATCTAGTTTTAAATGTATTATTGATATAAAGACATAAATGACTCGATTGAATAACCGTGTACTCTAACTAATTTTACTTCGAACATAAATGTTCCATATAGGACAATATTATTGTTatggaaaattaaaaacagaGTACACTCCAATATAGgcgaggtgggcattgtgatacaaagctagctctctctctctctccacccttttgcaatggcggcatgcaGCCTGCCCAacggcgatttcgcgcatgtccattccatggtTTATAGTTCCAATGGTGATCTACTAATcaactttaattctctctctctctcttctccatcttctctctgctctcctctctctcctgcttgaATGTATGAAACGAATATGTT
The sequence above is a segment of the Macrobrachium nipponense isolate FS-2020 chromosome 2, ASM1510439v2, whole genome shotgun sequence genome. Coding sequences within it:
- the LOC135221367 gene encoding uncharacterized protein LOC135221367 — translated: MASVTDSRGLPERFRSFSTKYCIRSRSVSHVTSAPVKFPNTPADSRTIMRTALVDPPAQSPIFVAPPRGRYPAHQVRAFDDTGAQISIIREDEIPYGAQRQENNKRNRGLVLRACLPAVPGLLGRPFGPPACPQYRRPCFPRLPAARLPQVTRAACRPFGPARLPASNRGGFGRRSGPPSLPASYQACLGRPFGPPVLPKPVSGPASADLPDPPAAPQYQGLRRQTSGRPPACPQYQACLADLSARPPARSTRPASADLPAAPCPSPAWLADLGPPACPLAWLSAFSRRPARDRPAWQVSPPASRSGLLRQTFRPASPQYQPAWRPFGPPPAPVPACFGRPSARPPARYQPAWHLSARPPARSTGPASADLPARPPPAYQACLV